One Kribbella sp. NBC_00662 genomic region harbors:
- a CDS encoding amino acid ABC transporter ATP-binding protein, translating into MAVVEIKNLHKSFGSNHVLRGIDFTVEQGEVVCVIGPSGSGKSTLLRCVNLLEKPQEGQVIVRGEDITDPDCHLDAARQQIGMVFQQFNLFPHLSVLANCTVAQRTVLRRGQQDADQIARANLERVGLSDKIDAYPAQLSGGQQQRVAIARALSMDPALMLFDEPTSALDPELVGDVLTVMRKLALDGMTMLVVTHEMAFAREVADRVVFMDGGVIVEQGPPADVIGDPKQERTRTFLRRVLDPTHVEPTP; encoded by the coding sequence ATGGCAGTCGTAGAGATCAAGAACCTGCACAAGTCGTTCGGTAGCAACCACGTCCTGCGCGGGATCGACTTCACCGTCGAGCAGGGCGAGGTCGTCTGTGTGATCGGGCCGTCCGGCTCGGGCAAGTCGACGCTGCTGCGGTGCGTCAACCTGCTGGAGAAACCCCAGGAGGGACAGGTGATCGTCCGCGGTGAGGACATCACCGATCCGGACTGCCACCTGGACGCCGCCCGGCAGCAGATCGGGATGGTGTTCCAGCAGTTCAACCTGTTCCCGCATCTGTCGGTGCTGGCGAACTGCACCGTTGCCCAGCGCACCGTTCTGCGGCGCGGACAGCAGGACGCGGACCAGATCGCCCGCGCGAACCTCGAGCGGGTCGGGCTGAGCGACAAGATCGACGCGTACCCGGCCCAGCTGTCGGGCGGTCAGCAGCAACGGGTCGCGATCGCGCGGGCGTTGTCGATGGACCCGGCGCTGATGCTGTTCGACGAGCCGACGTCCGCGCTCGACCCCGAGCTCGTCGGCGACGTACTCACAGTGATGCGCAAACTCGCACTCGACGGGATGACGATGCTCGTCGTCACGCACGAGATGGCGTTCGCCCGCGAGGTGGCCGACCGGGTCGTGTTCATGGACGGCGGCGTCATCGTCGAGCAGGGCCCGCCCGCGGACGTGATCGGCGACCCCAAGCAGGAACGCACCCGCACCTTCCTCCGCCGCGTCCTCGACCCCACCCACGTGGAACCCACCCCGTAA
- a CDS encoding ArsR/SmtB family transcription factor produces MTNREPTKAQLDSAAGTFAMLSAPVRLHLVSLAAQGEYDVGTLADRVGVSIATASQHLGKLRLAGIITARREGRRHIYTVDDPHVLNLVDQIFEHIAPDGSLAPDPPRRTRPPHTD; encoded by the coding sequence ATGACCAACCGTGAACCGACGAAGGCGCAGCTCGATTCCGCCGCGGGCACCTTCGCCATGCTCTCCGCACCCGTCCGGCTGCACCTGGTGTCGCTGGCCGCGCAAGGGGAGTACGACGTCGGCACCCTGGCGGACCGCGTCGGCGTGAGTATCGCCACCGCGAGCCAGCACCTCGGCAAGCTCCGGCTGGCCGGGATCATCACCGCGCGCCGCGAGGGCCGGCGGCACATCTACACCGTCGACGACCCGCACGTGCTCAACCTGGTCGACCAGATCTTCGAGCACATCGCCCCCGACGGCTCGCTCGCACCCGACCCACCACGCCGTACCAGACCGCCCCACACGGACTAG
- a CDS encoding AAA family ATPase: MPFASQPVRRVAAAEGIRASGRWPHTIPAVRQLLIDGLDLDPGVTFLVGENGAGKSTIVEAVAMAFGLSAEGGSTGARLTTRASESSLADELQLTRGVGAKRAGYFLRAETMHGFYTYLEQNPKTSGPPDPVFHELSHGESFLNLISSRFTRQGFYCLDEPESALSFSSSLAVVGVLNRLAESGSQVLCATHSPVISALPGATILEVGEWGMRRTTWDELELVQNWKAYLEAPQRYLRHIV, translated from the coding sequence ATGCCCTTCGCCTCGCAGCCCGTACGCCGGGTTGCCGCGGCGGAGGGCATTCGCGCGTCCGGGCGCTGGCCGCACACGATCCCGGCCGTCCGCCAGCTCCTCATCGACGGCCTCGACCTCGATCCCGGCGTCACCTTCCTCGTCGGCGAGAACGGCGCCGGCAAGTCCACCATCGTGGAGGCCGTCGCGATGGCCTTCGGCCTGTCCGCCGAAGGCGGTTCAACGGGCGCCCGGCTGACAACCCGAGCCAGTGAGTCCTCACTCGCCGACGAGCTGCAGCTGACCCGCGGCGTCGGCGCCAAGCGCGCAGGCTACTTCCTTCGCGCCGAGACGATGCACGGCTTCTACACCTACCTCGAACAGAACCCGAAGACCTCGGGTCCGCCCGACCCGGTCTTCCACGAGCTCAGCCACGGCGAGAGCTTCCTCAACCTCATCAGCAGCCGCTTCACCCGCCAGGGGTTCTACTGCCTCGACGAGCCCGAGTCCGCCCTCTCGTTCTCCAGCAGCCTGGCCGTCGTCGGCGTACTCAACCGCCTGGCCGAGTCCGGCTCCCAGGTCCTCTGCGCGACCCACTCCCCCGTCATCTCAGCCCTCCCCGGCGCCACGATCCTCGAGGTGGGTGAATGGGGCATGCGGCGTACGACGTGGGACGAGCTGGAGCTCGTGCAGAACTGGAAGGCATACCTGGAGGCGCCGCAGCGATACCTCCGGCACATCGTCTAG
- a CDS encoding WhiB family transcriptional regulator has protein sequence MRPTLTVIVDPADRWMTKAACVGQAPSYDETATQWEQRKAQAICLTSCPVIEECREWARRTKFTGTAAGEKFLYGRRRGRPGPQERRNRPVIEEQQAS, from the coding sequence ATGAGGCCTACTTTGACGGTGATCGTTGACCCGGCCGACCGCTGGATGACGAAGGCCGCGTGCGTCGGACAGGCGCCGTCGTACGACGAGACCGCGACCCAGTGGGAGCAGCGGAAGGCGCAGGCGATCTGCCTGACCTCCTGCCCGGTGATCGAGGAATGCCGGGAATGGGCCCGCCGGACGAAGTTCACCGGCACCGCCGCCGGCGAGAAGTTCCTCTACGGCCGCCGTCGCGGCCGCCCGGGCCCCCAGGAGCGCCGCAACCGGCCTGTCATCGAAGAGCAGCAGGCCAGCTGA
- a CDS encoding sodium:proton exchanger: protein MFRALRPVLLLFLVAIPAVALRFTGTHPPALASILIFGLAVVAASFVLAWAAEAAEMDISGGLAIALLAVIAVLPEYAVDLYFAHTAGSNPVYVQFATANMTGSNRLLLGLGWSSVVLISLYVASRRSGQSVKALVLESGYRRELGFLAVAGVVAFVIPVTGEIHLVLGILLLAFFAYYLYRAATSEHDDEPDLIGPAATIGALPRLQRRITVTAMFLVSAGIILAAAEPFADSLVQGGHALGIDQFLLVQWLAPLASEAPEFIVAILFAWRGKGAAALGLLISAKVNQWTLLIGSLPIAYGIGGGGPALHLDGRQIEEFLLTATQTLLGIAILLNLRFPRWAAWTLLGLFAIQFAVPGQGGRYLISAIYLVLAIGAAIHNRDQVLRTITSPFRRTEKPAGAERADELINV from the coding sequence ATGTTCCGAGCGCTCCGCCCCGTGCTGTTGCTGTTCCTGGTGGCGATCCCCGCGGTCGCCCTCCGGTTCACCGGCACCCACCCGCCGGCACTGGCTTCGATCCTGATCTTCGGCCTCGCCGTCGTCGCCGCATCCTTCGTGCTGGCGTGGGCGGCCGAGGCGGCGGAGATGGACATCTCGGGCGGTCTGGCGATCGCCTTGCTGGCCGTCATCGCGGTCCTGCCGGAGTACGCGGTGGACCTGTACTTCGCCCACACCGCCGGCTCGAACCCGGTCTACGTGCAGTTCGCCACCGCCAACATGACCGGGTCGAACCGGCTGCTCCTCGGCCTCGGCTGGTCGAGCGTCGTCCTGATCAGCCTGTACGTCGCTTCGCGGCGCAGCGGGCAGTCCGTCAAGGCGCTGGTGCTCGAGTCCGGGTACCGGCGGGAGCTGGGGTTCCTGGCTGTCGCCGGTGTGGTCGCGTTCGTGATCCCGGTGACCGGCGAGATCCACCTGGTGCTGGGGATCCTGCTGCTCGCGTTCTTCGCCTACTACCTGTACCGCGCGGCCACCTCGGAGCACGACGACGAGCCTGATCTGATCGGCCCGGCCGCGACGATCGGCGCGCTGCCCCGGCTGCAGCGGCGGATCACCGTGACCGCGATGTTCCTGGTCTCGGCCGGGATCATCCTGGCGGCCGCGGAGCCGTTCGCGGACTCGCTCGTGCAGGGCGGGCACGCGCTGGGGATCGACCAGTTCCTGCTGGTCCAGTGGCTGGCGCCGCTGGCTTCGGAGGCGCCGGAGTTCATCGTCGCGATCCTGTTCGCCTGGCGTGGCAAGGGCGCGGCGGCACTAGGCCTGCTGATCTCCGCCAAGGTGAACCAGTGGACCCTGCTGATCGGCAGCCTCCCGATCGCCTACGGCATCGGTGGCGGCGGCCCGGCACTGCACCTGGACGGGCGGCAGATCGAGGAGTTCCTCCTCACCGCCACGCAGACGCTGCTCGGGATTGCGATCCTGCTCAACCTGCGCTTCCCGCGCTGGGCGGCCTGGACGCTGCTGGGTCTGTTCGCGATCCAGTTCGCCGTACCGGGTCAGGGCGGGCGCTACCTGATCAGCGCGATCTACCTCGTGCTGGCGATCGGCGCGGCGATCCACAACCGCGACCAGGTCCTGCGGACGATCACCTCACCGTTCCGCCGCACGGAAAAGCCCGCCGGCGCGGAACGCGCCGACGAGCTCATCAACGTCTGA
- a CDS encoding N-acetyltransferase family protein: protein MQPEIRPVTPEDAEAAAWCHLLCWREAYAGLVPADLLLERTSNLERRIERWTTPLGEGRRRWIALNPDPDAPVQDRVAGFVGIGPGRDDDAPVPFELEAIYTRQAFWKTGLGTRLLDVAVGKQPAFLWVFEGNEQALGFYRRHGFAPDGVGKHDPYFDLREIRLVRR from the coding sequence GTGCAACCCGAGATCCGCCCCGTCACGCCCGAGGACGCCGAGGCCGCGGCCTGGTGTCACCTGCTCTGCTGGCGGGAGGCGTACGCCGGACTCGTGCCGGCCGACCTGCTCCTGGAGCGTACGTCGAACCTCGAGCGCCGGATCGAACGCTGGACCACGCCCCTGGGCGAGGGCCGGCGGCGCTGGATCGCGCTCAATCCGGACCCGGATGCGCCGGTGCAGGACCGGGTGGCCGGTTTCGTCGGGATCGGCCCGGGCCGCGACGACGACGCCCCGGTGCCGTTCGAGCTGGAGGCGATCTACACCCGGCAGGCGTTCTGGAAGACCGGGCTCGGCACCCGGCTACTGGATGTTGCCGTCGGCAAACAGCCCGCGTTCCTCTGGGTCTTCGAGGGAAACGAGCAGGCGCTCGGCTTCTACCGGCGGCACGGATTCGCCCCGGACGGGGTCGGCAAGCACGATCCGTACTTCGATCTGCGTGAGATACGCCTCGTCCGGCGCTGA
- a CDS encoding ABC transporter substrate-binding protein yields the protein MSVLRRTLALSGVLVLAAAGCGSNSLEGGSSTSPSSAPSSAPSSGPSSSGPDLSGSLPPKIKSAGKIVVGVDASYPPNEFLQGGKTVVGMDVDLFNAVAQKFGVTVDWQPAGFDTIITGVQSGKYDVGVSSFTINDKRKQQVNMVSYFNAGTLWATAKGNPKGVKPDDACGKTVAVQKGTTQLEDDMPKRQAACKAAGKPEIKLVVREKQDQATADLVGGKADAMLADSPVVLYAIKQTNGQLEQLGDIYDAAPYGYVIPKAETAFAQSITEALKALNTDGTYKSTLQKWNNDSGALTDFAVNP from the coding sequence ATGTCTGTCCTGCGTAGGACACTGGCGTTGTCCGGTGTTCTGGTTCTCGCCGCCGCCGGCTGCGGTTCGAACTCTCTCGAAGGTGGTTCGTCCACCTCTCCGTCGAGCGCCCCCTCCAGCGCTCCGTCGAGCGGACCGTCCAGCAGCGGACCGGATCTGAGCGGTTCGCTGCCGCCGAAGATCAAGTCGGCCGGGAAGATCGTCGTCGGCGTGGACGCCAGCTACCCGCCGAACGAGTTCCTGCAGGGCGGCAAGACCGTCGTCGGCATGGACGTCGACCTGTTCAACGCGGTCGCGCAGAAGTTCGGCGTCACGGTCGACTGGCAGCCGGCCGGATTCGACACCATCATCACCGGTGTCCAGAGCGGCAAGTACGACGTCGGCGTCTCGTCGTTCACGATCAACGACAAGCGCAAGCAGCAGGTCAACATGGTCAGCTACTTCAACGCCGGCACGCTGTGGGCGACCGCGAAGGGCAACCCGAAGGGCGTCAAGCCGGACGACGCGTGCGGCAAGACCGTCGCGGTGCAGAAGGGCACGACCCAGCTCGAGGACGACATGCCGAAGCGGCAGGCCGCGTGCAAGGCCGCCGGCAAGCCGGAGATCAAGCTGGTCGTCCGGGAGAAGCAGGACCAGGCCACCGCGGACCTGGTCGGCGGCAAGGCCGATGCGATGCTGGCCGACTCCCCCGTCGTGCTCTACGCGATCAAGCAGACCAACGGTCAGCTCGAGCAGCTCGGCGACATCTACGACGCCGCGCCGTACGGCTATGTGATCCCGAAGGCGGAGACCGCGTTCGCGCAGTCCATCACCGAGGCGCTGAAGGCGCTGAACACCGACGGCACGTACAAGAGCACGCTGCAGAAGTGGAACAACGACTCGGGTGCGCTCACCGACTTCGCTGTGAACCCGTGA
- a CDS encoding zinc-binding dehydrogenase: MLAAYAAKFDADNPIAALEVGERPEPEVPEGWVTIDVKATALNHHDLWSLKGVGLAEQNLPMILGCDAAGVDPDGNEVVVHAVVSDPAWKGDETLDPKRSLLSERYQGTLAQKVAVPARNVVPKPAGLTFEQAACLPTAWLTAYRMLFTQSGLKPGDTVLVQGAGGGVATSLITLARAAGMRVWATSRDEAKRAKAVTIGAHEAFESGARLPERVDAVMETVGQATWSHSLKSLKQGGTLVISGATSGQAPKSAELNRIFFLQLRVQGSTMGTRTELAELLQFMATAGISPHIDSILPLADARDGFAKMNAGDVFGKIVFTV; the protein is encoded by the coding sequence ATGCTTGCTGCTTACGCCGCCAAGTTCGACGCCGACAACCCGATCGCCGCGCTGGAGGTGGGGGAGCGGCCGGAGCCTGAGGTCCCCGAGGGCTGGGTGACCATCGACGTGAAGGCGACGGCGCTCAACCATCACGATCTGTGGTCGTTGAAGGGGGTCGGACTGGCCGAGCAGAACCTGCCGATGATCCTCGGCTGCGACGCGGCCGGTGTGGACCCGGACGGGAACGAGGTCGTCGTACACGCGGTGGTCTCGGATCCGGCCTGGAAGGGCGACGAGACGCTCGACCCGAAGCGGTCGCTGCTGAGCGAGCGGTACCAGGGCACGCTGGCGCAGAAGGTCGCAGTACCGGCGCGGAACGTCGTGCCGAAGCCGGCCGGGTTGACCTTCGAGCAGGCGGCCTGTCTGCCGACGGCGTGGTTGACGGCGTACCGGATGTTGTTCACGCAGTCGGGGCTGAAGCCGGGCGACACCGTGCTCGTCCAGGGTGCGGGCGGTGGCGTCGCGACCTCGCTGATCACGCTCGCACGGGCCGCGGGCATGCGGGTCTGGGCGACGAGCCGGGACGAGGCCAAGCGGGCCAAAGCGGTCACCATCGGCGCGCACGAGGCGTTCGAGTCCGGCGCGCGGTTGCCGGAGCGGGTCGACGCGGTGATGGAGACGGTCGGACAGGCGACCTGGTCGCACTCGCTGAAGTCTCTCAAGCAGGGCGGCACGCTGGTGATCTCCGGCGCGACCAGCGGCCAGGCGCCGAAGTCCGCCGAGCTGAACCGGATCTTCTTCCTCCAGCTACGCGTCCAGGGCTCGACGATGGGCACCCGGACCGAGCTGGCCGAGCTGCTGCAGTTCATGGCGACCGCGGGCATCTCGCCGCACATCGACTCGATCTTGCCGCTCGCCGACGCCCGCGACGGCTTCGCCAAGATGAACGCGGGCGACGTCTTCGGCAAGATCGTCTTTACTGTCTGA
- a CDS encoding amino acid ABC transporter permease, with amino-acid sequence MSTSTPTTVERKGLSPRQRAQRSRWIQYAVLVVLVLLAAFTANWGQIGSVFFKPEFIKSTFTDGVLQALVKTLEYTAGAFVIGLAGGTLLALMKLSQVGPYRWIATAYIEFFRGLPAIVVFIAFSLLPLAFPGMTIPWDPYGVVWLALGIVASAYMAEVIRAGIQAVPKGQVEAARSLGMPAGLAMRKIVLPQAFRIVLPPLTNDLILLVKDSSLVFMIGVAADGYELTGFGRDLANTYSNLTPIVVCGFCYLVITLPLGILARRLEARTARTR; translated from the coding sequence GTGAGCACCTCGACCCCGACAACTGTTGAGCGGAAGGGGCTGAGCCCGCGGCAGCGGGCCCAGCGCTCCCGCTGGATCCAGTACGCCGTACTCGTCGTGCTGGTCCTGCTCGCGGCGTTCACCGCGAACTGGGGCCAGATCGGCAGCGTGTTCTTCAAGCCGGAGTTCATCAAGTCGACGTTCACCGACGGTGTGCTGCAGGCCCTGGTGAAGACCCTCGAGTACACGGCCGGCGCGTTCGTGATCGGTCTGGCCGGCGGCACGCTGCTGGCGTTGATGAAGCTCAGCCAGGTCGGCCCGTACCGGTGGATCGCGACGGCGTACATCGAGTTCTTCCGCGGGCTGCCGGCCATCGTGGTGTTCATCGCGTTCAGCCTGCTCCCGCTGGCGTTCCCGGGGATGACGATCCCCTGGGACCCGTACGGTGTCGTCTGGCTGGCGCTCGGGATCGTGGCATCGGCGTACATGGCCGAGGTGATCCGGGCCGGCATCCAGGCGGTGCCGAAGGGCCAGGTCGAGGCTGCCCGCTCGCTGGGCATGCCGGCCGGGCTGGCGATGCGGAAGATCGTGCTGCCACAGGCGTTCCGGATCGTGCTGCCGCCGCTGACCAACGACCTGATCCTGCTCGTGAAGGACTCCTCGCTGGTGTTCATGATCGGCGTCGCCGCGGACGGGTACGAGCTCACCGGCTTCGGTCGCGACCTGGCCAACACCTACTCGAACCTGACCCCGATCGTGGTCTGCGGCTTCTGCTACCTGGTGATCACTCTGCCACTGGGCATCCTGGCCCGCCGGCTCGAGGCGCGAACGGCGAGGACCCGGTAA
- a CDS encoding ABC transporter substrate-binding protein, producing the protein MNFVPTLHKTRAAVALAAVLGLSLAACGSDSGSGGSDDKAKAAGITLVKPGKLTVCTHLPYKPFQYKDGTDVVGFDVDLLNLVADDLGLKQDVVNIEWAQVTSGAAFQAKKCDMGMGAMTITKERQAAISITDPYMDATQVLMAKKDSGIKTLADLRGKKLGAQADTTGKKYADENAAANGYTVIPFNDLALQENNVKSGRVAAAINDNGVLYDFVKDNPDMAVVAEFNTGEQYGFGALKDGSGPKLVSKFNELLTKAKSDGKYNEIYKKWFGVEPAK; encoded by the coding sequence ATGAACTTCGTCCCCACTCTCCACAAGACTCGAGCGGCCGTCGCCCTCGCCGCCGTACTCGGACTGTCCCTGGCCGCCTGTGGCAGCGACTCGGGCAGCGGCGGTTCCGACGACAAGGCGAAGGCGGCCGGCATCACGCTGGTCAAGCCCGGCAAGCTCACCGTCTGCACGCACCTGCCGTACAAGCCCTTCCAGTACAAGGACGGCACCGACGTCGTCGGCTTCGACGTGGACCTGCTCAACCTGGTCGCCGACGACCTGGGCCTGAAGCAGGACGTGGTGAACATCGAGTGGGCCCAGGTGACCTCCGGCGCCGCGTTCCAGGCGAAGAAGTGCGACATGGGCATGGGCGCGATGACGATCACCAAGGAGCGTCAGGCCGCGATCAGCATCACCGACCCGTACATGGACGCCACCCAGGTGCTGATGGCCAAGAAGGACTCCGGCATCAAGACGCTGGCGGACCTGCGGGGCAAGAAGCTCGGCGCGCAGGCCGACACCACCGGCAAGAAGTACGCCGACGAGAACGCGGCCGCGAACGGGTACACGGTGATCCCGTTCAACGACCTCGCGCTGCAGGAGAACAACGTGAAGTCCGGCCGGGTCGCCGCCGCGATCAACGACAACGGCGTGCTGTACGACTTCGTCAAGGACAACCCGGACATGGCCGTGGTCGCCGAGTTCAACACCGGTGAGCAGTACGGCTTCGGGGCGCTCAAGGACGGCAGCGGCCCGAAGCTGGTGTCGAAGTTCAACGAGCTGCTGACCAAGGCCAAGTCCGACGGCAAGTACAACGAGATCTACAAGAAGTGGTTCGGGGTTGAGCCGGCGAAGTGA
- a CDS encoding NADP-dependent malic enzyme: protein MVAQPLETPVADPFAGDAVFELHRGGKIEVTSSVHVRDADDLSKAYTPGVARVCTAIAEDPSLVRRYTWKSNVVAVVTDGTAVLGLGDIGPAASLPVMEGKALLFKEFGGVDSVPIALDCTDVDEFVETVARMAPTFGGINLEDISAPRCFEIERRLKERLDIPVFHDDQHGTAVVVLAALRNALRVTGKNIEDIRVVISGAGAAGVACARILLQAGVGDLAVVDSKGVLHEDRADLNPVKLSLARDTNTGGLSGRLVDALVGADLFLGVSGGTVPEEAIAQMADNAMIFALANPTPEVHPDIAHRHAAVVATGRSDFPNQINNVLAFPGIFRGAFDADATRITEGMKLAAADALAGLIAPEDLRPDYIIPSPFDERVAPAVAAAVAEAAVRDGVDRG, encoded by the coding sequence ATGGTCGCCCAGCCTCTGGAAACGCCTGTTGCCGACCCGTTCGCGGGTGATGCCGTCTTCGAGCTGCACCGCGGCGGCAAGATCGAGGTCACGTCCTCGGTCCACGTCCGCGACGCGGACGATCTCTCGAAGGCCTACACGCCCGGCGTCGCGCGCGTCTGCACCGCGATCGCCGAAGACCCCTCGCTGGTACGCCGCTACACCTGGAAGTCCAACGTGGTCGCGGTCGTCACCGACGGTACCGCCGTACTCGGGCTGGGTGACATCGGCCCGGCCGCGTCCCTGCCGGTGATGGAGGGCAAGGCGCTGCTGTTCAAGGAGTTCGGCGGCGTCGACTCGGTGCCGATCGCGCTCGACTGCACCGACGTGGACGAGTTCGTCGAGACGGTCGCGCGGATGGCGCCGACGTTCGGCGGGATCAACCTCGAGGACATCTCCGCGCCGCGCTGCTTCGAGATCGAGCGCCGGCTGAAGGAACGCCTCGACATCCCGGTCTTCCACGACGACCAGCACGGTACGGCGGTCGTCGTACTCGCCGCGCTCCGCAACGCGCTGCGGGTCACGGGCAAGAACATCGAAGACATCCGCGTGGTGATCTCCGGAGCGGGTGCGGCCGGGGTGGCCTGTGCGCGGATCCTGCTGCAGGCCGGCGTCGGCGACCTCGCCGTGGTGGACAGCAAGGGCGTGCTGCACGAGGACCGCGCCGACCTCAACCCGGTGAAGCTGTCACTCGCCCGCGATACGAACACCGGTGGTCTGTCCGGCCGGCTGGTCGACGCGCTCGTGGGCGCCGACCTCTTTCTCGGCGTCTCCGGCGGGACCGTGCCGGAAGAGGCGATCGCGCAGATGGCCGACAACGCGATGATCTTCGCGCTGGCGAACCCGACTCCCGAAGTACACCCGGACATCGCGCACCGGCATGCCGCGGTGGTCGCGACCGGCCGCTCGGACTTCCCGAACCAGATCAACAACGTGCTGGCGTTCCCGGGCATCTTCCGCGGCGCCTTCGACGCCGACGCGACCCGCATCACCGAGGGGATGAAGCTGGCCGCGGCCGATGCGCTGGCGGGCCTGATCGCGCCCGAGGACCTCCGTCCCGACTACATCATCCCGTCGCCGTTCGACGAGCGCGTCGCCCCGGCCGTCGCGGCAGCGGTAGCCGAGGCAGCGGTGCGGGACGGCGTCGACCGCGGGTGA
- a CDS encoding alpha/beta fold hydrolase, whose product MREAWELLTAGPDDAERSVLLLPGGANAARSFDLVMAEPALAGVRLVATTLPGMAGAPLVGDVSVPGLARRAGELAELHSCDVVVGFSHGATVALEMLLGGHFRGPVVLLGISLTTADEAAFFRGVVSASQRVGSWPMAVLFRLLPLMARSAKTPASHKRELIEDLKQNQAAAAIRLLGPYLDYLAADRDYAAELAASGCPVWVVHAEKGDGGLTDTERDTLLAAADVTVVTIPGAVFLLPDEAPQQTAAVVADALSRVPDN is encoded by the coding sequence ATGAGGGAAGCATGGGAGCTGCTGACCGCGGGACCCGACGATGCCGAGCGATCGGTACTGCTGCTGCCGGGCGGGGCCAACGCGGCGCGGTCGTTCGACCTGGTGATGGCTGAGCCGGCGCTGGCCGGTGTCCGCCTGGTGGCCACGACGCTCCCGGGGATGGCGGGTGCTCCGCTGGTGGGTGACGTATCCGTTCCCGGCCTGGCCCGTCGCGCCGGCGAACTGGCCGAGTTGCACAGCTGCGATGTGGTCGTCGGTTTCTCCCACGGTGCGACGGTTGCCTTGGAGATGCTGCTGGGCGGTCATTTCCGGGGGCCGGTCGTGCTCTTGGGCATCAGCCTGACGACTGCGGACGAAGCCGCGTTCTTCCGCGGCGTGGTGTCGGCGTCGCAGCGTGTGGGCAGTTGGCCGATGGCCGTTCTGTTCAGGCTCCTGCCGCTGATGGCCAGGTCCGCCAAGACACCGGCGTCGCACAAGCGGGAGCTGATCGAGGACCTGAAGCAGAACCAGGCCGCCGCTGCGATCCGGCTGCTCGGCCCGTACTTGGACTACCTGGCCGCCGACCGGGACTATGCCGCCGAGTTGGCCGCATCCGGCTGTCCGGTGTGGGTGGTCCATGCCGAGAAAGGGGACGGCGGCCTCACCGACACCGAGCGGGACACCCTTCTGGCGGCTGCCGACGTGACCGTGGTGACGATCCCAGGCGCGGTGTTCCTCCTCCCGGACGAGGCGCCGCAACAGACAGCCGCGGTGGTCGCCGACGCCCTCTCGCGGGTGCCTGACAACTAG
- a CDS encoding DUF6104 family protein encodes MYFTDRGIEELEKRRGEEDVTLAFVAERLREFVDLNPEFETPIERFATWLARLDDEDD; translated from the coding sequence GTGTACTTCACCGACCGCGGGATCGAGGAGCTCGAGAAGCGGCGTGGCGAGGAGGATGTCACGCTCGCTTTCGTGGCCGAACGGCTACGCGAGTTCGTCGACCTGAACCCCGAGTTCGAGACGCCGATCGAGCGCTTCGCCACCTGGCTCGCACGCCTCGACGACGAAGACGACTAG